Below is a genomic region from Hevea brasiliensis isolate MT/VB/25A 57/8 chromosome 3, ASM3005281v1, whole genome shotgun sequence.
AGGACGCAATTAGGCAAAGGAAGGATAAGCTATCAATCTTGTTATTCATAATCCAATAAGGTACTAGGAATATTGCAGCTATGGACATGAGATTCTTTGACACTAATCTAAAAGTAATATATATAGACAATAAACATGATCAGTGGAGGCCACAAGAAGAAAACAAAATTCATTTGGGCTGCAATGACCAGAACAAAGAGAACCATCAGCCATGGGGAAGGTATTATTTCCGGACTGGAGTAAAATACAGCATCTTTAAAAGGTTGAACCAAACAATATGTGGAGACTTTTAATTGAAATTCAACATAGCAATCCAGATTCCCCAATTTTGAGAACTTAGatcaataaaagaaaattttaataaaccaTAACTTGCATGTGACAAACACACACAAATACCCCCATATACACTAAGGATGCAAAGAGTGGAGAATAATTACGTGCTGGCAGGGAATGCCTATCTTCTTGAGCTTCAAGGTTCGAGTAACAAGAAGTTTCTGTAAGTCACCAATCTCAGATTCAAGCTTGGCTGCATGGGCTTCAACTCCTTTGCCTATTCCATTTAGAAACTCTGGAATTCCAACTTTCACTGCAATAACAATAATATAATCTCAATCGCATTTCTAAGGTTCTcacttattttaaaaaaaaaaatctgcttAATAACAAAAAAGCAATGCAGACTAAAAATCCAATTTTCCACGATAAGGAAGTAAAACATTCACTTAATGATGATTCTATCAAAACTTTGGGAGCTTAAGAAACCATGTAACTCAAGATTCAGTAACATCTTTAATCTTTTGCAAAACAATAATCTGTCCTCCAATTGCTTGCCAAAAGCCCACTTGAAACACAGCTAAACCATTATTTGGGAGATGAAATTGCGAAAATTGTTGATAGGTATAGCTTTGAAGGTTATCTAACTTCACAACACAGAATCTTACTTTCTAAAAACACCCAAGTAACATAATTCAATAGCAGAAGGCACATATATTTTATTGTCCCAGTTCTTGAATTTCGCCAATTTCTCAAGAAAAAAACAGagacaataaaaagaaaacaaaccaAAACCCCAACAAGCTAGAGCTACTTGTCCCGGTTGTGCAAAATTTCCAATTTCAATAAAACCCAAAAATTAAACTGCAAAGTCTACAAAAGCCAGCAGTCTATTTCAATTCCCTATTGAAGAAACCAAAAAGGATAGGAAATCAAACTCAATAAAATGTACGTGAAGAAATTGTTACCGATGTAAGCTGGGCATTTGGAGAAGAATCTAGAGAACCCAGGTGTTGAATTTTCATGTGGTATAGAAAATGCCCTTGTGTTATTGATCATTCGCCTCCATGCCATCTTGGAATCTCTCTCTGTGTACGATCAAAGACACAGACCGATAAACCCCTCTTCGGCTGTTCTCACTTCTTAAAGCTCCGGGGTTTTAGCAATGATTTTAAAGCCAGTCCGGTTCAGGTTGAACCGgctatttattttcttaaaatttatatcattaaaattatataataatataatatcaaAACCAAAGCTGAATATTATTGTGCAACTTGAGGAAATTGCACAATAGAATAATAAGAAACAACCTATGACTGATTTGATTTTTATTGATTGCTAATTTTTATTGGCACTTGCATttgtaatttaatattaattcatgactatttaattttttaccgtagttttttttatataaaaattagaaTATCTTAAACATATTAATAATTTGAGATTGAATTATAACTGCTCTTTTCATAATTGTTCACTTTAACTATCTGATATTAGtattagtaattaattatttatatgactATTAAATCATAagtattcaataaaaataattattggattaactattaaatataaaaatagttatataattttattgactCTGATCAAAATAAAAAGAGTaactttttataaataatttttttaatttctatgcactaatataaatattatgtcattaaataatataaataagagaaataatattttaatcatgttcaaaatactaaatattatattaaatattatagccAAGTAGAGCTTAAAAGAACCATAGAAGTGACGATTTttttaatacaaataattttgattaaaatttgaatatgaaACTTTATGAGCctaaaaatgattttaatttagtATGATTgatttaaaactaattaatataaaaGGATATGTTGGCTTAgcatattaaaatcaacttataaacacataatatttataaattaatttaaatttataattatttaaaattttaaattattatgcgtttaattaaaatacttataaataactgataaataaataatatgtttaataaaattaacttataattatatttattattaaaataataaaaaagatattaagtaaaatttataataaaattttaaaaattaaataaaaataatataataaaatatttaataaaactaatttatAAACACAAAATTACGtcatcaattaaatttttttttttaacttatatacTCAACCTATAAATTAAAAACTATTATAAATAAACGGGTTAGAGCTTATAAAACACCCTCTGAAAATGAGAATAGAAAATTCCCTTTTAATTTTACATATTAATCTTacaatttaatcataaaatttcGCTCTAACTTCtttcaatgaaaaaaaaaattatattgttaaaaaaaattatgttttactATTCTctaatcattttaattaaaaaataataaatttaaatacaacgattaaaaattcaaatatattaaatagtaGATTTAGCTGCGATTTGATTTCAACCAAAAGTGGAGAGGCAATTCCGACTAGAGCTAGATTGACGGTTCCGATCAAAATTAAATCAGCGGTTAGTCCCAATTCCAAAATTAGGGAAATTGAAACCAAACCAAAAACTCTCCGATTctctttttaatttcaatttgtttcgttttttattaaatataaatgtcaatttaaaaaaaaaactaattttgactaaaaattaaattaaccaattttaatttaatttcaatcaaTCTAAAATTGGCCCATTTCAATTCGAGCTGAACTGATCACTCAAAGCTACCAAATTGACACTAACTAGCAGACAATAAAAAaggaatttaaaaaattatagctTTCCTACTTatctaagaaaaaaaaattttgaagccTTACTAAGCAAACTCCAGTCGAATTTAAAACCATTAATCACAAAATTTGACGTGGCCATCCTGTATTGGCTCTCACATCTAAAACCCAACCCAAAAAAACAAAGAAGAAATAACAGGCAAAAAGAAAACTTCACGTGCTCACTCATCTACCTCTACAACCAAGTCCTGATCTTCTACCAGGCAAAAGCCCTCGTTAACTCCGTCACCAAACCCTCCGGTGATCTCAGATTCCGAACACTTCATCTTCTACAACATTCTACTGTTAATTCACGCGGTAAACGAGATTAAACGGTGCAGCcacagaagagaaagaagaagcaaAGCATAGACACTAGAGCCACGGACTCAAATGCTGTGATCAAGCTCCAAACAACGTCGTCTACTATCGAGAAATCCAGATCAGGCCACCTCAAGAACCACTGTGGGTCCCAACTCATCAGTACTCCCCTTGGAGCCCACCTCGTCGATAAGAACGAGGACGACATGAACTGTGGCCACCGGATGATCGACGACGACGATCGGAGGGAAGAGTAAGCGAAGTCCAATCCCAGCCACCTAAATGCTGACGTGGACCATCTGCCCGCCATTATCGCTCTCTCTCTATAAATACCTTTTATGAATCCTCTCACTTCTCAGTGGATTCTAGTATGCAGTGGTGAAAACAGGGTCTTATATCGACATAGCGATGATTGGGAGAGAAATGACTGAGTGCACTCGTGTATATTCCGATTGGTGCACCGTGGGGCCCCACATCTAAGGATCATGGGTGGTTAATAA
It encodes:
- the LOC110670880 gene encoding uncharacterized protein LOC110670880 gives rise to the protein MAWRRMINNTRAFSIPHENSTPGFSRFFSKCPAYIVKVGIPEFLNGIGKGVEAHAAKLESEIGDLQKLLVTRTLKLKKIGIPCQHRKLILNHAHKYRLGLWRPRADLVKAK